A region of Photobacterium sanguinicancri DNA encodes the following proteins:
- a CDS encoding putative 2-aminoethylphosphonate ABC transporter ATP-binding protein, producing the protein METYLQIESVSKQFGQFTALNNISLEINKGEFICFLGPSGCGKTTLLRAIAGLDLASSGKILQSGKDTTFLSPEKRDFGIVFQSYALFPNLNVFDNIALGLRNQGKSIKETDDIVNHWLSVIGLPKSGIKFPNQLSGGQQQRIALARALSLSPGLLLLDEPLSALDAKVRTHLREEIRRLQRQLGITTIMVTHDQEEALAMADRIVVMNHGVIEQVGTPQEIYQQPASRFVAEFVGNMNFIPSSVVSDNEIRIGESLLEKPCDSLSRGDRFELALRPEDLHFTADKQLSDSSFLVKIEDLEFQGTYVRAECKLQGEHLAKNIKVDVPIRETRRLGLERGHFMHINISKQHAHIFQLNR; encoded by the coding sequence ATGGAAACTTATCTACAGATCGAAAGTGTTAGTAAACAATTTGGCCAATTCACAGCCCTTAACAACATTTCTCTTGAGATCAATAAAGGCGAATTCATCTGCTTTCTTGGTCCATCAGGTTGCGGTAAAACAACCCTATTACGTGCCATTGCAGGGCTAGATCTCGCCAGCAGCGGAAAGATCCTTCAAAGTGGTAAAGACACCACTTTTTTATCCCCAGAAAAGCGTGATTTTGGCATTGTTTTTCAGTCCTATGCGCTGTTTCCTAACTTAAATGTTTTCGACAACATTGCATTGGGTCTTCGCAACCAAGGTAAAAGCATTAAAGAAACCGATGACATCGTTAACCATTGGTTATCCGTAATTGGTTTACCCAAATCGGGCATTAAGTTCCCCAACCAACTGTCTGGGGGCCAACAGCAAAGAATTGCACTTGCCCGTGCCTTATCATTATCACCAGGTTTGTTACTGCTTGATGAACCTTTGTCGGCTTTAGATGCAAAAGTACGTACTCATCTACGTGAAGAGATCCGTCGTTTACAGCGTCAACTCGGAATTACCACCATCATGGTGACCCACGATCAGGAAGAAGCTTTAGCGATGGCTGATCGTATTGTGGTGATGAATCATGGTGTTATTGAGCAAGTTGGTACACCTCAAGAGATCTACCAACAACCCGCTTCACGCTTTGTTGCTGAGTTTGTGGGTAATATGAATTTCATTCCTAGCTCTGTGGTTAGCGATAACGAAATTCGCATTGGGGAGTCGTTACTAGAAAAGCCTTGTGACTCCCTGAGCCGTGGCGATCGTTTTGAACTTGCACTACGGCCTGAAGATCTTCATTTTACCGCCGACAAACAACTGTCGGACTCCTCTTTCCTCGTCAAAATTGAAGACTTAGAGTTCCAAGGCACCTATGTTCGCGCTGAGTGTAAGTTGCAAGGCGAACACCTTGCTAAGAACATTAAAGTCGATGTACCTATTCGAGAAACACGCCGCTTGGGATTGGAGCGTGGTCATTTCATGCATATCAATATATCGAAACAACACGCTCACATTTTTCAGCTAAATAGATAA
- a CDS encoding putative 2-aminoethylphosphonate ABC transporter substrate-binding protein, with protein MKNRWIIAPLTAIAALTATSAFAAEELTVYTAFETDMLAKFKSGFEQANPDIKIKWVRDSTGIMTAKLLAEKNNPHADVVWGLAGSSMALLKDNGVLKPYSPKGLDQIRTTMVDPEDNKAWFGNDAFFNAVCFNEAVAKAQNLPKPETWEDLLKPEYKGQIAMPNPASSGTGYMQVSAWMELMGEDAAWDYMSKLDSNIAHYTHSGSKPCVQAGMGEVAIGISMAIRGAKLKSQGAPIDIILPKGGVGWESEAVGLVNTQSDAAKRLVDWSISKQANKLYNEFYPVVGHSNVSTPVKNYPNVEEAMVKMNFSKMAANRSEVLKAWSNRFDAKSEPRG; from the coding sequence ATGAAAAACCGTTGGATCATTGCACCCTTAACTGCCATCGCTGCACTGACTGCAACTTCTGCTTTTGCTGCTGAAGAGCTGACTGTTTACACCGCTTTCGAAACGGATATGCTAGCGAAATTCAAATCAGGTTTTGAGCAAGCAAACCCAGATATCAAGATTAAATGGGTACGTGATTCAACGGGGATCATGACGGCTAAATTACTCGCTGAGAAAAACAATCCTCATGCCGATGTGGTCTGGGGGTTAGCAGGATCATCGATGGCACTGCTGAAAGATAACGGTGTGCTCAAGCCTTATTCACCAAAAGGGTTAGACCAAATCCGTACCACTATGGTTGATCCTGAAGATAACAAAGCTTGGTTTGGTAACGATGCTTTCTTCAATGCTGTGTGTTTCAACGAAGCGGTGGCAAAAGCACAAAACCTCCCTAAGCCTGAAACATGGGAAGACCTCCTAAAGCCTGAATATAAGGGCCAGATTGCAATGCCAAACCCTGCCTCGTCGGGAACGGGTTACATGCAAGTGTCAGCATGGATGGAACTCATGGGTGAAGACGCAGCATGGGATTACATGAGCAAACTGGATAGCAATATTGCACATTATACCCACTCAGGTTCTAAGCCTTGTGTGCAAGCGGGGATGGGCGAAGTTGCTATCGGTATTTCTATGGCGATCCGTGGGGCTAAATTGAAATCGCAAGGTGCACCGATAGACATTATTCTGCCGAAAGGCGGTGTCGGTTGGGAGTCAGAAGCGGTTGGTCTTGTGAACACTCAATCAGATGCGGCAAAACGCTTAGTGGATTGGTCTATCTCTAAACAAGCCAATAAGCTTTACAACGAGTTCTACCCTGTTGTTGGCCACAGTAATGTCAGTACACCCGTGAAAAACTACCCGAATGTCGAAGAAGCCATGGTGAAGATGAACTTTTCTAAAATGGCGGCAAACCGCAGTGAAGTTTTGAAGGCGTGGTCTAACCGATTCGATGCAAAATCAGAGCCTCGTGGTTAG
- the phnW gene encoding 2-aminoethylphosphonate--pyruvate transaminase, producing MENVDNQYLLLTPGPLTTSRGVREAMLKDWCTWDDDYNKDIVQVIRQQLVQLATQHHGYTSVLMQGSGTASVEATIGSVIPADGKLLVVNNGAYGERIGQIAQYLNIAHHVIELDEVTQPSVDQLIDVLETDPAITHVAMVHCETTTGMLNPIEAVCDVVKSHNKIMILDAMSSFGGIPMDIGELGIDFMISSANKCIQGVPGFGFVIAKQTVLERCKGLARSLSLDLYDQWQCMELNQGKWRFTSPTHTVRAFHQALIELTEEGGVAARFNRYSTNQKILVEGMEKLGIQCLLPSKLHSPIITSFYSPEHPDYDFKPFYNLLKEKGFVIYPGKVSHADCFRIGNIGDVHNHDIENLITAVSESMYWLAGNQ from the coding sequence ATGGAAAACGTTGATAATCAATATTTACTGTTAACACCGGGCCCACTCACGACCTCACGTGGTGTGCGTGAAGCCATGCTAAAAGATTGGTGCACATGGGATGATGACTATAACAAAGACATTGTTCAGGTGATCCGACAGCAATTAGTCCAATTAGCGACGCAGCATCATGGCTACACAAGTGTATTAATGCAGGGGAGTGGAACGGCATCTGTAGAGGCAACTATTGGTAGTGTGATTCCTGCTGATGGTAAATTATTAGTGGTGAACAACGGTGCTTACGGTGAGCGTATTGGGCAAATCGCGCAATATCTTAATATTGCTCATCATGTCATTGAATTAGACGAAGTCACCCAGCCAAGTGTTGATCAGTTAATTGATGTATTAGAAACAGATCCTGCGATTACCCATGTTGCTATGGTGCACTGTGAAACTACCACAGGGATGCTGAACCCGATTGAAGCTGTGTGTGATGTGGTTAAATCGCACAACAAAATCATGATCCTCGATGCAATGTCGAGCTTTGGTGGTATCCCTATGGATATTGGCGAGCTTGGGATCGACTTTATGATCAGCTCTGCAAATAAATGTATTCAGGGTGTACCGGGCTTTGGTTTTGTCATTGCGAAACAAACCGTACTTGAACGTTGCAAAGGCTTAGCACGTTCGCTGTCGTTGGATCTTTATGATCAATGGCAATGCATGGAGCTCAACCAAGGGAAGTGGCGTTTTACCTCGCCAACGCACACGGTACGAGCATTTCATCAAGCACTGATTGAGCTGACCGAAGAAGGAGGCGTTGCTGCTCGCTTTAATCGCTATTCGACCAACCAAAAGATTCTGGTCGAAGGCATGGAAAAGCTCGGCATTCAATGCCTGTTACCTTCTAAATTGCACTCTCCAATCATCACGTCTTTCTACTCGCCAGAACATCCTGATTATGACTTTAAGCCGTTCTACAATTTGCTGAAAGAAAAAGGTTTCGTTATTTACCCTGGCAAAGTCTCTCATGCTGATTGCTTCCGCATCGGTAACATTGGCGATGTGCACAATCATGATATTGAAAACTTAATCACAGCAGTAAGTGAATCTATGTACTGGTTGGCAGGTAATCAATAA
- a CDS encoding aspartate aminotransferase family protein, with protein MGTRALRSEGDTNITPARERWVESIADQQTQTMLAQDSQYFLHQAMSTPCLDALVGANGIYLEDAAGKRYMDFHGNNVHQLGYGHPHVLSRIQQQLASLPFSPRRFTHQTAIDCAKKLTEIAGGDLNRVLFAPGGTSVVGMALKLARYITGNYKVVSLWDSFHGASLDAISVGGEACFREGMGPLMAGVERIPPAVSYRGAFPSQSGSDVHYADYLEYVIEKEGGIGAFIAEGVRNTDVQVPSKAYWQRIREICDRHNVMLIIDDIPNGMGRTGEWFTHQAMGIEPDMLCIGKGLGGGVVPMAALVTKDECNTAAHVSLGHYTHEKSPMGCAAALATMEVIEQQNLLEKVRDDAAYVADRLESMKQRFPIIGDVRGIGLLWGIELVTDRVTKERAFDAAEQVLYRCLELGVSFKVSQGNVLQLSPPLIIEREDLAKALDIVEQAISEATDSTA; from the coding sequence ATGGGGACGCGCGCGCTACGCAGTGAAGGGGATACTAATATCACGCCCGCACGTGAACGCTGGGTTGAATCTATTGCTGACCAACAAACGCAGACCATGTTAGCGCAAGACAGCCAATACTTTTTGCATCAAGCCATGTCGACACCCTGTTTAGATGCACTGGTTGGGGCGAATGGTATTTACCTAGAAGACGCTGCGGGTAAGCGCTACATGGATTTTCATGGCAACAATGTCCATCAATTGGGTTATGGCCATCCGCATGTATTAAGCCGAATTCAACAACAGCTGGCGAGTCTGCCGTTTTCACCGCGTCGTTTTACGCATCAAACGGCAATAGACTGCGCCAAGAAGCTCACTGAGATTGCAGGTGGTGATCTTAACCGTGTGTTGTTTGCGCCGGGTGGTACATCCGTGGTGGGGATGGCATTAAAGTTAGCGCGTTATATCACGGGCAATTATAAAGTGGTCTCCTTGTGGGATTCGTTCCATGGTGCGTCATTGGATGCGATTTCAGTGGGTGGTGAAGCCTGTTTTCGTGAAGGTATGGGGCCATTAATGGCGGGGGTAGAACGCATTCCGCCCGCGGTGAGCTATCGCGGCGCATTTCCTTCGCAAAGTGGCAGCGATGTTCACTATGCCGATTACCTTGAGTATGTGATTGAGAAAGAAGGTGGCATTGGCGCGTTCATTGCTGAAGGTGTGCGTAATACCGATGTGCAAGTGCCGAGTAAAGCCTACTGGCAACGCATACGAGAAATCTGTGACCGCCACAATGTGATGCTTATTATCGATGATATTCCTAATGGCATGGGTCGTACGGGTGAATGGTTCACCCACCAAGCTATGGGGATCGAGCCTGACATGCTTTGCATTGGTAAAGGGCTAGGTGGCGGTGTTGTTCCTATGGCGGCTTTGGTCACTAAGGATGAATGCAACACGGCAGCGCATGTGTCTTTAGGGCATTACACCCATGAAAAAAGCCCAATGGGTTGTGCTGCTGCGCTCGCAACAATGGAAGTGATTGAGCAGCAAAACCTGTTAGAGAAAGTGCGAGACGATGCTGCTTATGTCGCTGATCGTTTAGAAAGCATGAAACAACGTTTTCCTATTATTGGGGATGTTCGTGGCATTGGCTTGCTGTGGGGGATCGAACTCGTTACCGATAGGGTAACTAAAGAGCGTGCTTTTGATGCTGCCGAGCAGGTGCTATATCGCTGCCTTGAATTAGGCGTCAGTTTTAAAGTTTCGCAAGGTAACGTATTACAGCTGAGTCCGCCATTAATCATTGAACGGGAAGACTTAGCTAAAGCACTCGATATTGTCGAGCAAGCGATCTCAGAAGCCACCGATTCGACTGCATGA
- the phnX gene encoding phosphonoacetaldehyde hydrolase, with the protein MMKQVQAVMFDWAGTVVDFGSFAPTSIFVEAFKREYDFDISLAEARVPMGLGKWDHIKCVGELSDVDQRWQAKFGKPMDTNDIDKIYQTFMPLQIAKVAQHADLIPGTKQVVAGLRDQGIKIGSCTGYPRVVLNELLPAAKANGFSPDCAVATDDLAAGGRPAPYMLLKNMIELAVDDVKTCVKVDDSVPGITEGLNAGMWTVALLLSGNEAGLTQQEFEAADDVKLMQARNKAKDAFAMSGAHYHIDTVAQLPEVITDINRRLTLGERP; encoded by the coding sequence ATGATGAAGCAAGTACAAGCGGTAATGTTTGATTGGGCTGGAACTGTCGTTGATTTTGGCTCGTTTGCGCCGACGTCTATCTTTGTTGAAGCATTTAAACGTGAATACGATTTCGATATCTCGCTAGCGGAAGCCAGAGTGCCGATGGGGCTTGGCAAGTGGGACCACATTAAATGTGTCGGTGAATTATCAGACGTTGATCAACGTTGGCAGGCTAAATTCGGTAAGCCGATGGACACCAATGACATCGATAAAATTTACCAAACTTTCATGCCACTTCAAATCGCCAAAGTAGCCCAACATGCTGATTTGATCCCAGGGACAAAACAGGTGGTTGCTGGACTACGAGATCAAGGTATTAAGATTGGATCATGTACGGGTTATCCGCGAGTGGTATTGAATGAACTCTTGCCAGCGGCAAAAGCAAATGGGTTTAGCCCTGATTGCGCTGTGGCAACCGATGATCTTGCGGCTGGTGGACGACCTGCGCCCTATATGCTGCTTAAGAACATGATTGAACTGGCGGTAGATGATGTAAAAACATGTGTGAAAGTCGATGACTCAGTACCGGGTATCACCGAAGGGCTCAATGCGGGCATGTGGACAGTGGCATTGCTGCTGTCAGGGAATGAAGCGGGTTTGACGCAGCAAGAATTTGAGGCAGCAGATGATGTGAAGTTAATGCAAGCCCGCAATAAAGCGAAAGATGCCTTTGCTATGTCGGGGGCGCATTATCACATCGATACCGTGGCGCAATTACCTGAGGTGATTACCGATATTAACCGTCGATTAACATTAGGTGAACGTCCATAG
- a CDS encoding arginase family protein — protein MLSIFKRYRMRHNHNQPVHPFTLMTVCERVKPMTQAAFEFAQQSLELASYWLYPQQSTPSYSDAGNFVVNDNNATAFQHCLSKHLGLHSIPVVLSNCHETLLHALPIVALKDKEIGLVNIGHRFDLKQTLDVQLGSTFHFALNRYDNTRLLCLGIDEEIQTSQLYEYADDLGVNWLSTDEYSFRNRTSLKSQLASYTNHCDHLIITIDLTALMPSAGFDDNNRLNNKMILRTLRQSVLSGKVKMIQLVGAKDNLICSRQTKEILDALCELPPILTHAA, from the coding sequence ATGTTAAGCATATTCAAACGCTATCGTATGCGTCACAACCACAACCAACCTGTTCACCCTTTTACACTTATGACGGTTTGTGAGCGTGTTAAGCCAATGACTCAGGCTGCGTTTGAATTTGCTCAACAGAGCCTTGAACTCGCCTCTTACTGGCTATACCCACAGCAGTCGACCCCTAGCTATTCTGATGCGGGAAACTTTGTGGTAAACGACAATAATGCTACCGCTTTTCAGCACTGCTTAAGCAAACATTTAGGGCTGCATTCTATCCCTGTCGTGCTCTCTAATTGCCATGAGACTTTACTGCACGCTCTCCCAATTGTCGCATTGAAAGATAAAGAGATAGGTTTAGTCAATATCGGTCATCGCTTCGATCTAAAACAAACATTGGATGTTCAGCTGGGTTCAACGTTTCATTTTGCATTAAACCGTTATGACAATACTCGGCTACTTTGCTTAGGCATTGATGAAGAGATCCAAACAAGCCAGCTGTATGAATATGCTGACGATCTTGGTGTGAATTGGCTATCAACGGATGAATACAGTTTTCGTAATCGTACGTCGCTTAAATCTCAGCTAGCGAGTTATACCAATCACTGTGATCACCTTATTATTACGATTGATTTAACCGCATTAATGCCAAGTGCAGGCTTTGATGATAACAACCGGCTAAATAACAAAATGATTCTTCGTACACTTCGCCAGAGTGTTTTATCGGGGAAAGTGAAAATGATCCAGTTGGTGGGTGCGAAAGACAACCTGATATGCTCTAGACAAACAAAAGAGATCTTAGATGCCTTGTGTGAACTGCCCCCTATTCTGACTCACGCGGCCTAA
- a CDS encoding IclR family transcriptional regulator, which produces MKEKKNTANQVNEKALQLLMQVAVNEAPISAKALSEQLQVPISSLYRHLKVLKEWNLIEESPYDRTLIIGSAALLLMRSYQTSQHNLDAVDAVLSRLQKQTGEMTAYMVPVGYRALCVSQKESMQALRCSFVQGQSQPLLWGASSKVMLAYLPPQRCEKILRYFGEEDRMDAWQAELEKIRRNGFAVSTSEIDPGVSGISAPVMKRSKLIGAISVMAPAHRVEANKERIILHVLQAARVLPPER; this is translated from the coding sequence ATGAAAGAGAAAAAAAACACAGCAAACCAAGTTAACGAAAAGGCGTTGCAGCTTCTGATGCAAGTTGCCGTAAACGAGGCGCCAATATCGGCTAAGGCATTAAGTGAGCAACTCCAAGTCCCTATCAGCAGCTTATACCGCCATTTAAAAGTGCTGAAAGAATGGAACTTGATAGAGGAAAGTCCCTACGATAGAACGCTCATTATCGGTTCTGCGGCTCTGTTATTGATGCGCAGCTATCAGACAAGTCAACACAACTTAGATGCTGTCGATGCGGTGTTAAGTCGGCTACAAAAACAGACAGGAGAAATGACCGCATACATGGTGCCTGTTGGATATCGAGCACTGTGTGTAAGCCAAAAAGAAAGCATGCAAGCACTTCGCTGTAGCTTTGTACAAGGGCAAAGCCAGCCACTACTTTGGGGGGCTTCATCAAAAGTCATGTTGGCGTATTTACCACCTCAACGCTGTGAAAAAATCTTGCGTTATTTTGGTGAAGAAGATCGGATGGATGCATGGCAAGCAGAGTTAGAAAAGATACGACGCAATGGCTTTGCTGTCAGTACCTCGGAGATTGACCCCGGCGTATCTGGCATTAGTGCCCCCGTTATGAAAAGGAGTAAGTTGATCGGCGCTATTTCTGTTATGGCTCCTGCGCACCGTGTTGAAGCCAATAAAGAGCGGATCATCTTACATGTATTACAGGCAGCTCGCGTGTTGCCACCTGAAAGGTAA
- a CDS encoding basic amino acid/polyamine antiporter produces MDNKLGLGSMTALVIGSMIGAGVFSLPQNMAAVASPAAVIIGWMITGIGMIFLALSFQYLSQMKPHIESGVFGYAQAGFGDFIGFCSAWGYWLSAMLANVSYLVIVFSTLGMFFDTPELVLFGEGNTWLAIAGSSVLLWSVHHLVLRGVQTAAIINLITTVAKLVPLFIFIIATFIAFKWDTFVFDFTGLHFGEQHDLLSQVKGTMLITVWVFIGIEGAVVVSSRARHRKDIGRATILGLLTALSIYVFVTLLSMGVISTEALAQLQNPSMAKVLTHVLGPWGGVLIGVGLLVSVCGAFLSWTVLASEAPYLAAKSNMFPRAYTEQNAAGSPVKSLKLTNICVQLSLFFVVFAGGTYDTLLAIASEMILVPYFLVGAYTLRVAIEQKNRGKLLIVGICATLYGLWLLYASGLNYLLLSALLYLPGLYFYVKAKREQGVSAFLGKEKAAAGLLTVAATLAVGMLWHGML; encoded by the coding sequence TTGGATAACAAACTCGGGTTAGGCTCTATGACAGCGCTAGTGATCGGCTCAATGATCGGCGCTGGAGTCTTTAGCCTTCCACAGAATATGGCAGCTGTTGCCAGCCCTGCCGCAGTAATCATAGGTTGGATGATCACCGGCATCGGGATGATTTTCCTTGCCCTCTCTTTCCAATACCTTTCTCAAATGAAGCCACACATCGAAAGCGGCGTCTTCGGTTATGCCCAAGCTGGATTTGGTGATTTCATCGGATTTTGTTCTGCATGGGGTTACTGGCTAAGTGCCATGCTGGCAAACGTCTCTTATTTAGTGATCGTTTTTAGTACGCTAGGTATGTTTTTCGACACACCAGAACTGGTGCTCTTCGGCGAAGGGAATACTTGGCTTGCTATTGCGGGTTCCTCCGTTTTACTTTGGTCTGTACATCACCTTGTATTACGTGGCGTTCAAACAGCGGCCATCATCAACCTGATCACGACAGTGGCTAAACTGGTGCCTCTGTTTATCTTTATTATTGCCACCTTTATTGCCTTTAAATGGGATACATTTGTATTCGACTTTACGGGTTTACATTTCGGTGAACAGCATGATTTGCTGTCACAAGTAAAAGGCACCATGCTAATTACTGTGTGGGTATTTATCGGGATTGAAGGGGCTGTGGTGGTTTCAAGCCGTGCTCGCCACCGTAAAGATATTGGCCGTGCGACTATTCTTGGTCTACTTACTGCCCTTTCCATCTATGTATTCGTGACATTACTTTCAATGGGTGTGATCAGTACAGAAGCCCTTGCGCAATTACAGAACCCTTCAATGGCGAAAGTGTTAACGCATGTTCTTGGCCCTTGGGGCGGTGTGCTTATTGGGGTTGGTTTATTGGTTTCAGTATGTGGTGCATTCTTAAGTTGGACGGTATTAGCGTCTGAAGCACCATACCTAGCCGCTAAATCAAATATGTTTCCGCGTGCTTATACAGAACAAAATGCCGCTGGTAGCCCAGTGAAATCTCTGAAACTCACCAATATTTGTGTGCAGCTTTCACTTTTCTTTGTGGTATTTGCAGGTGGTACTTATGACACTTTACTAGCGATTGCTTCTGAAATGATCCTAGTGCCTTACTTCCTTGTGGGTGCTTATACTCTGCGCGTAGCTATCGAGCAGAAAAACCGAGGCAAACTTCTTATTGTCGGTATTTGCGCGACGCTTTACGGTTTATGGCTACTCTATGCATCGGGTCTTAATTACTTATTGCTGTCTGCATTGCTTTACCTTCCGGGACTGTACTTTTATGTCAAGGCGAAGCGAGAGCAAGGTGTATCCGCCTTTTTAGGAAAAGAGAAAGCGGCTGCGGGTCTGTTAACGGTAGCGGCAACCTTAGCTGTAGGCATGCTATGGCACGGAATGCTATAG
- a CDS encoding cell division inhibitor SulA: MAELFESQHSVSASQAYKSTYSSLQGSSVSIAQSVSCPIEVSFTDEHQTQLAYFLRLLKQANQENRWIMFIGHDALLDKKLLTSAGIDLNKVLVLHKTKGKSLSSLMERALKSSNCSAVITTGNIEAFQTAAIRQAAQNGKSLAFVINKEQAKQCITFH; the protein is encoded by the coding sequence ATGGCTGAACTATTTGAATCACAACACTCTGTTTCTGCTTCACAAGCGTACAAATCAACGTACTCATCTTTACAAGGTTCATCTGTTTCTATTGCACAGTCTGTTAGCTGCCCGATTGAAGTTAGCTTCACAGACGAACACCAAACTCAGCTTGCTTACTTCCTACGCTTACTTAAGCAAGCCAATCAAGAAAACCGCTGGATCATGTTCATAGGCCACGACGCTTTGCTCGATAAAAAGCTACTAACCAGCGCGGGAATTGATTTAAACAAAGTACTAGTGCTTCATAAAACCAAAGGAAAATCATTATCAAGCTTGATGGAAAGAGCATTAAAGAGTAGTAATTGTAGCGCGGTGATCACGACAGGTAATATTGAGGCATTTCAAACAGCAGCGATTCGTCAAGCGGCACAGAATGGTAAATCTTTAGCCTTTGTGATTAATAAGGAGCAAGCTAAACAGTGCATTACGTTTCATTAA
- a CDS encoding three component ABC system middle component, which produces MNPEDIRNIKYSPMLVSEILYHFCMGSKRVEERGVKLELIYLVLPFIMEEEFRAKLKSSNVNSTFKTAFLDKKLNLKEKLFYINDRVKYSKKVTNDGLIYLNSICHISVDDYFNIHCEIEDISSSNDIKSEYLKAAYNLGSIFAKEGYVNVFLKAKVKNI; this is translated from the coding sequence ATGAATCCTGAAGATATTCGTAATATTAAGTATTCACCAATGTTAGTTTCAGAAATTTTATATCATTTCTGTATGGGTTCGAAAAGAGTTGAAGAACGTGGAGTTAAACTAGAATTAATATATTTGGTGCTTCCCTTTATAATGGAAGAGGAGTTTAGAGCTAAACTTAAATCCTCAAATGTTAACAGTACATTTAAGACTGCTTTTCTAGATAAAAAATTAAATTTAAAAGAGAAGTTATTTTATATAAATGACAGGGTAAAATACTCAAAAAAAGTTACAAATGACGGCTTGATATATTTGAATTCGATTTGTCATATATCAGTTGATGATTATTTTAATATACATTGTGAGATTGAAGATATAAGCTCAAGCAATGATATTAAATCTGAATACCTAAAGGCGGCTTACAATTTAGGTTCTATATTTGCGAAGGAGGGATATGTGAATGTATTTCTTAAAGCTAAGGTGAAAAATATATGA